From Bombina bombina isolate aBomBom1 chromosome 1, aBomBom1.pri, whole genome shotgun sequence:
CATGTgtcctttttctctctccttgcaCCCTCTATTCCTCCCCTTACCTCTTGTCTCCGTATACTAATCCTGTATCACGTCGTGTgtcctttttctctctccttgcaccctctgtccctccccTTACCTCTTGTCTCCTTATACTAATCCTGTATCACATCATGTGTCCTTGCTTACCTTATTGTCCTTTTTATCTCACCCAGCATCCTCCTTTATCGGTCATTATTTCCAGAACACCGAGTTCCCTCTCTACTTTCCTTTATCATTTCTCTAGCACAAATTAATTTTCTTTCCTCTCTACATGTTCCTAAATTTGTAATTATCATTGTCCTTACTTCCTGCCCCAAAAATCATCCTTCCTTTTTCTGCATTCAAAGTCCTCTATGCCTCATTCTACCTCTAATGTTCCTCCCTCTCCTAATCTTCAATTTaccttttttcttttaactttttcttttgtgttccccttttctaATACAAACACTGACTTTATCTTTGTAATAATTAAACAAATCattgataaatgtaaaaaatacttTCACTGAAATATCAGTGCTTAAAAAGATTCAGTGTAACCTATTAATATCATGAAAGtatttaaataatacatattaGTTTAGTGGCAATTTAATTCtccattcatttaaagggacatgaagcccaagctgttgttttttttttaccgtgattcagttagagcatacaatattaaacaactttccaattacgtcTATTaataaatttacttcattcttttggtattctttgttgaaggtgcaaTAATGCAGTATTGGGAGCTAGTGGAAAACATCACATGAGCCAATGACAGAGGCATATAAgtacagccgccaatcagcagttagcttccagtagtgcattgctgctcctcagtctacctaggtatactttcaacaatggataccaagaggacaaagcaaaatagataatagaagtaaacggtgaagttgtttaaaatagcatgctctatctacatcatgaaagaacatttttaggttttatatccctttaatcaacaATTGTCCATAATCAAGGAAAATTAACATAGTCATTAGACTTTAAGTAGTTTGTAAGAATAGTGTGcagaataattattaaattattaataggatgggttttaaatgcttttaaagtatttattttgcatCCAATACTTAATTGTCATATtaatgcacatataaaaaatactattGTATTTATGCGTTTACCCATATGCCTGCAGTTAGTCATGTACCTTGTCTTTATAAAGCATTCAGGAACACAGCCAATCAAAGACAGCATCACCCAGGTCATTGTTCCCCATGCAATGTGTGTCCCCATTTTCTTGTTGGGGCGGTAACTGAGGCTTCAGTTCGTACATTGACTGAAGCGCTACGGCACATGACCAGTAGCTCTTCGGTCTTGTGCAGACCACAAGCTACAGGAGACCGGCATCACATGATGCAGCTTCTGATTGCCTGCGTGGGTTTTGTCAGAACATGAGGTGGGATTAACTGCAGAGACGCAAgtcattttcataaataaaaattgcaaaatctaagcattctgtttttaaacaacccCAGATATGCTGCAAGACACCGTATTATGGAAATATTAAAGACACCTGACcccatattttttttctgattcagacagtgaatccaataaaaaaaaagtttattactaGGATCAGATCTGCTTTGTTCAtgtgtaattctttgttgaagagcatacctaggtaggtagagtgcagGTGTCTGGGGCACTACGTGGTAGGAaacataggttacactgcaggtatttgaaggagagttgTTTCACATGTGCAAACTCATCAGCACTgaaatgtagtgaaagacagatttcaaaatggcggcacccatgactagagggaggtgaggaataacctcaatactatgcttataaaatgtatttagtgtttaatgtccctttaagcatagcaaGGGTCATAATAATAACCACCACTTGGTACTACACATCAAGAAcgtataaatttagttttctcattTTTCCAGGATCTTTTAGACTCTGATGAGCTGCTAGACCAGGAGGATTTAGAGAAGCCAGATCCATCTTCCCTACGTGCAAGTGGCTGTGGGGAAGGAAGTGAGAAGAAGCGCAAAGCTTGCAAGAACTGGTGAGCAGCTATGATGTGCAGGGAAGGGGCAGCTTGGATTAGATTGCCTTTAATATGCTGGAGTGAGAGGAGCTCTTGCGTGGATGGATGTTGGATCTGTGGGGTGTCTGAGGCTGATTGCTGAGTGGATTAAGAGGATGGCTGGAGACTGATAGGGAAGGTTGATTAGTTGGTTGGTGTAGCTGTGGCAGTAATAGCTGGAGGTAGAGGCTGCTGGGAGCTGTAAATACAATTGGGTTAGAGAATGAGGCTGTGTGAGGAGACCaatctgagggggggggggagtatccTGTTTAGTTTTAATATAGAATGTTGTCTGTGAGGGTTATTTATATGTTAGGTCATATTTCTCCTGTTTGTCTGGGGTGCatggtattaataaatataaaattcctAGAATAACCCAAAAGCATAAACTGTACAGTACATTCAGATCTAACACCAGTGTAATTGCGCAGACCTTGCTCTGAGTGGGTGACATGAATTTTGCTCTGTTTCTTTTACAGCACTTGTGGATTGGCAGAAGAACTGGAGGAAGAAAAGACAAAAAGCGCTGTTCCTAAAGCTGCCCCATCAGCATGTGGTAACGTGAGTACCCTGTGTGTGCGAGAGATAAGGCTGGGTGACTTCTGCAGCCTCTCTGTAGTGCTGTCATTAAGTGATATTGTGTGTGAAAAAGATAAAACCAGACAGGACTTTCAGCCTCTCTTTCTCTTGCAGTGCTATTTAGGAGATGCATTCCGCTGTGCCAGCTGTCCGTATCTTGGGATGCCGGCATTTAAACCAGGAGAGAAGGTATTGCTGAAACCGGCACAGCTGCAGGATGCCTAGAGTAGAGACGGATGCCCTGAGAGGAGGgctgacttattattattattattattattattattattacacacccTCCTCTCATTACCAAACATATTTCAGCGTGGCTGATACTTCTGACTGGACTGTATATTTGTGGATGAAGGAACAAATGTATGTGACCACTTTCGACACTGTTACTACAGTCTCCAGAACTAGTCCATGGAAGAAACAAGCTATAGTACACACTGGGAGCTTTATGGTTTAAAGAGATGTCCGTCCTTGTACCCAGGAAGAGCTATGCTTTAACTGGGAAGCATTTAACGTTAACTGGGCTGACTGAATCAACAATAGCAGGATGTGAATATAAAGTCACGGTTCCTGTTTGATCTAATGTGGACCAATATATAGAGAAACTATATATAATACTAGAGGCTCATTATAGTGGTGTATTTATACAACACAATATAGTTATCTCCCAAGGTTTTAACAAACATGCAAAATAAACAAATCCTCTCTATAAAGCTCCCTCCttcatatgtaaaaatatttattagtgtatttcgttattttctttttctttgttagaAGTAATATAGAAGTTGTGCAGTTAAATACACAATACAGGACTACTGCTCTTGTACTGCTGAAGGTGCCtaactattaaataaatatatttcgtACATGGTTTTTTCATTCagtaactttatttttttcttgcaCATTGTCTGCATTATTTTATTGGAGATTTTATGGTTGGTTCAGGAAGAGTGGGAAACGATAGAATGCCCTAGAAATCATTATTCTCTCATTGATATTGGTCAGAAGTAATTGTCTCTTTGGAAGTATTTAACTCATATTACTGAATAACATTTAGAAAGATGCATCTTTTTTTATTCTAAATTATATCTTTATAAAACCGACACATTTTTACCtaagattaaaaaaacaatttagaaGTATGTTGTGGCGAGGAAACAGGAGACCATTTGTATTTTGCTCATCAATATCCTTATAACAGAAAAGATAACACAATAGTGTACTAGTATTCAGAAATAATACATCCATTTTTGTGCGCTTATGCACAGGAAACGCAGCAGATCTGATTGGCTGTGGTATGATTATCATTGTATATTATTTTGTGTACTAGAAATACATTTTGGACTCTTAATGTGCAATCATTCTGGTGTCCGCAACTGTTTTGTTGCTGCAGTACAATATAATTGCCATACTATCCATTGGAAAACTAAAGGCTACTGTTCATATGATACTAGTAAGAATTGTAATCAACTTCTATACTTATCATTTTCATCATCTTATAGTAACAACAGAGAATTCTGCAAGAtataatctatgtatttatttgtaactgTATACGAATAACACATAAAACTTTAACCCAAAAGATTCAGGGCATGACTCATGTATAACGAATAAAagcaatacatttgtatacattaaaATAGTAAAGTACCATGTTCATCCTCCAAACCCAAAACATCCAAGATAACATTTTAGGTGCAAAATGCGTCCATGTGAATGCACCCCCAGGTGAACAGACACAAAATAGCTTGACGTTCACAAGCGCTTCAGCATTTCTGCTGCCTTTTGTCTGTGTTGCAGTATTTGTATCACGCGCTTTGTGTTTTTTTTGGAGGGATCCATACAAAATGAGAAGTTTGCAAGAGTCTTGAACCTAGAGAAACCaagaaaatggtttaaaaaaatgtattaaatgctAGAGGTTTATAATGTACACGCTTTAAGTGCATTATAACATTGGTGTGTCTCGTGCACTGTGAAGTCTCCCTACAGCTAGTGTTAGTGGAATTTCCCACCTGCTCACAAAGCATGCCTAGCTTTCGGTATACCCCATTATAACGCACTGCAGTGAACTAAAGCACATTATAAATCTGCTATTATGTCCTTCCTCCCCCAAATCTATGTATTGTCCCACATAATAGGCCACTTGTGATCATGATGATAgagatatagaaaaaaaataacctTCACCCATCACATGAAATTTCTATAAAGTTTctatattgtacatttttaatagatttttatttaaGCATTAACGCCAAACTTTGTAAAGCCttcccaaaaatatattttttttcatactcCTTttctaatttaataaatatttaacaaatatactaATATGGACGAATGGATGGATGTCGGCTGCCCTCTACTGGTTATAGGAATAAATAACCTGTTTCGTTAGTTGTATTTATTGGTCTTTTTACTTACACTACTCCTGGTCTTCGGCAGGAACTAGGTGTCCTGTAGAAGCTCTGTATTTTTTTGTGGTTAACAGGGTTTGCAGCAAACGAGAAGCAGCAGGTGTCCATCTTATCCAGTGCTCCAGGCCCTAAATGACAAAATGAATCCTTGTAAAAAATGACAGCACCTGTaacttaaataaaaattatatacatacacacactcctataCACACCCATTTTTTTTCTTGAGTCAGAaaaaaacatgcagttttaaacaattttctaacttCCATGATCCCATTTGCCTTTTTCCTTTGGTTtggtttgttgaagaataaacctagttaggctcctGTACTGCCTATTTTTCTGCCAGTGTATACAAAAACTGTTTGGTGTTGAGTATTTTATAGCAGCAATGTTTACAATACTATTTGTTAAAGTATTgtacatttttgcaaacatttcaACTCTATTGTGTGCAactctgtataacattgttaaaaacattgttgcCATATAATTCCcaagacgcacacacacactcctgagccatgtttttcaataaaggatacacagAAAAGGAAGTTAGTTtgtaaacagaagtaaattggaaagctacaTACAGCTGCATGCTTTATCTGTATAATGACAAATTCAAATTGTTGTGCTAAATTTATTTTTCCTCAGAGATGGCAGTCCACACAAAAATGATCTATTACATCAATAGAGGAaactattttattttgttgtgCACTGccatttaatgcaatttttttaattaattggcaTCCCATTTTTTTCCACataattttaaagagaatttttgAAAACGATTTAGTTTTTTGAGctgtaaaataacaaaaacaattacaaatattttttgAGCTGTGTAATGTTCTTTTGTTTGACTGAGATATTCGGTTACCCTTACACACCTAGTAGTTGCTTAGTAAATTATCATGTTTGGAGAGCAGGACAAAGAAAAATGTctgtacttaaaggggcagttcacccaaacattttctcccatttaaattgttcccaatgatcccctttacttgctggagtgtattaaattgtttacaagtagctcctttacccctgttttggcctttgaaatagctgatttagcttgtggtatcccaacctatactgaaagttttgatactggagtctcagctattgaatagcctaagtaaacacagccagcagaagaaatgacactcccagtggggtgcaggatagttaatgataattttgcattgttctctctatgtattgagctttagtttgcaAATATAAGACAAGGAagaaagtgtgtgtacacaaagtgataacataatgagatatgatattacctgaagctcaacccattgtaataggctgtggtttaaaagcacaaaaccagctacttcatatacacaaataaacctgaaaatgcaatttctcataattttatactctgcagcttgtaaaacaagtcattgtaaatacattcatataaaaactatttgacagtgtactgcccctttaaaggtacAAGGAATTCAAAGTTCAATTAAATAAAACCTAGATGCTCtgaataatgtaagtttaattttgactttcatatttcATTAGGGacttaaaaccccaatttttttctttcatgattcagacggaacATAGAGGTAAAATTGTACCTATtacctattaacaaatttgctttgttttcttgctatcctttgttgaaaagcaggaaggtaagttcaggcgcgtgcacatgtctgcagcactatatgacggcatttacaacaatgttatcctttagcaaaagcactagatggcagcacatgtgaacactacctatctagatatctcttcaacaaagaataacataagaactaagcaaattttatagaaataaattggtaactttttttaaaaattgtattctctatctgaatcatgaaagggaaaaaaaatgggtttcatgtcccattaaggatTATGGGTAGTGACATGAAATGAATGTGCAGTGTCCACTTTAAACCTTGATGCTTTAAACaggtataaatgtttttttaattaaataaagtttggtgttttgttctcatggtgtcttatttgttgaaaagcatacctaggtagtccaGGAgcagcaatactgggagctagctgctgattggttgctgcacgttTATACCTCTTGTCATTTTGGCttgactgatgtgttcagctagctcccagtagtgcattgctgctccttcaacaaaggataccaagagaatgaagaaaatttgataatagaagacaatttaaaaaatgtattatagttgtatgttttatatcaggggttttcaaacctttcctcacacctccctaacaggccagattttcaggattactttgggtgagagcaggttaataagcTTGTTTActaatctgattatttcacctgtgctccaaatcagatatcctgaaaatctggtctgttagggaggcctgaggacaggtttgcaaACCCCTGCTCTAtatcaatcataaaagaaaaaactaatGGGCTTTATGTCCTATTAAATCATCTGAAAGATATTTTGTTTTATAGACTGTTCAGTGTTTATTTACTTATTTGTCCTTTAAGCAATAGATTACAATGTATTTGTGTTATTAAAAAGTGATGTATATGTGTCCCTGATTACCTGGAGATTG
This genomic window contains:
- the LOC128649510 gene encoding C-C motif chemokine 22-like, which encodes MWKLSVLLILVAVEVTWAGPGALDKMDTCCFSFAANPVNHKKIQSFYRTPSSCRRPGVVFKTLANFSFCMDPSKKNTKRVIQILQHRQKAAEMLKRL